DNA sequence from the Puntigrus tetrazona isolate hp1 chromosome 2, ASM1883169v1, whole genome shotgun sequence genome:
cagagacagagagaaagagaggggaaaGGAATTGAGAAAAGACTTGGATGGGACTCGAGGTCACCTGAAGCACTGCTGTATGACATTATGGCTCGCTGACCCACAAGGTTATGAGTCTGACATCACAACAATGGTAGGCTACTGTTTAGTTAAAAGTCAATGTAAACTCACATAGTATACCCTCCAGTCATAtatttgacttaaaaatgttacttatattttacaatggCTGAACACGTTATTGTAATGCGGCTTCAAGTTTTGGGTGTGCTGTTGCTTTACTACAGCAGTCAGATTGCTCGTGCTGACAGACAGCAAACAAGAGAGAAGTGAAGTGGGCAGCTTGATACAGGCACACACAGTAAACTCATCTTAGTCAATTTGTCTTTCTATCCCTGCACTCTAAGGAACACGTTTGGTTTAACCCATAGCCCTAGCACCCTTCGGAGAATTATAAAAAGGCTTGTATAAATACAGTCCAATTTGTATGCCTTTAAATTGTATGTAAAATAGCTGTACTGTAAAGGcaacatgtttaattaaatctaaatctaatctaaacattagcttatatatatatatatatatatatatatatatatatatatatatatatatatatatatatatatatatatatatatatatatatatatatatatatatatatatatatatatatatatattttttttttttttttttttttttttttacaataagcATCATTACAAAGCAGCTTCAAAGAAAATGAACAGGATGATGAAAGATTTACACAAACTGCTTATAcaaataccttttatttttacttaatttatacTTTCACtcatataacaaatatattatgaagATTGCTGGTATCAAAGAAACATTAAATCCTATTGCCTAAgtctatctatttatatttttaattatataatataatataatatcatttcatttcatttttattaatttgcttttatttttgtgtgtgccaCAAATAATATGTAACACAGGTTTGAAAGAACATGGGTCAGAGAAAATGATTTCGTTTTGGGTTTAAAAAGCTCTACTATATTAGCCACCGCTGGTTGTAGCCAGATTATAACTCAGAACATGAAGTATTAACATGAAACATGACCGTAACTATAATTATACTACAACTCTAATTTTTTCCATTGACTCAGGTCAAATTTATGCAATTCTGGTCAGCAATACTGAAACTTCAAAGATGAGCACATTGCCCGCTGACTGGTCTTTGGTTTACTAGAACTTAGCATATAGTGCATAGTTTGGTGCAGCATAGCTGTCACAGCTTCCTCTCGCAGAACAGAGCACGACGCTGTGGTCTGCCATCTCGCATCTAACACCAGAACTTTCTACAAATAGCTCAGAGGACATCATACAACTTGCTTCTTGTATGTAATTTTGAAACAGGAAATGCGCATGCGGTTGTTCATTTAATACTTCGTATTTACTTTCACATAATATCAGAAAGGACAGCTGTAACAAACTCATACATGTCAACCTTATGAAACGTGATACGTTTGTATAATCGCATTAACATTTGTGCAATCGTTCATTCAGAATGtcatataaagaaaaattacatcATGAAACATCTTCATGTGTCTCTGAGTGAGTGTAGGTGATCTCTGGGTGGGAGCTGGTTTTGGTGTAAGGTCTTGGTGAGATGCGGAAGATCCCAGTAAGGCTGAATAAAACGTTTGTGGTTTCACGATCACAGCCCCTTTAAGGCCTCTGTAGTTTCCACAAGCGTTTAACAGACCCACATTTTCTAATGCTCACAAAGTGCATAAAGGTTCCATTGTTAGATGCACACACtctcattttgacatttttaatgtagctgTTAAACTCAAAAGGTTCTTTTGTGAACTTTAGCTGTTGCATATGGCATGTTTATTGCTGCAAACTAGCAAGTCATGTGATTTCTAAAATTACcaatgttttgtgcttttaatttaacacaatcTAAAACAATATGTTAAAATACTCAACAGATGTTATCCCGATTTCAAgaaatataaacagcatataTGGTCAAAAACTGGCCCTTTACCTTTTGATAGATTACATTTATGAATTACAGTGCTACAGCCTTGTGAGGGAATGGCTGGGACACTCACACTtactctctatctctctcacacacacatacacacacttacagaagATCCCAGACAATAGGAGAACAGAGTGAATGTACACAGGAACTAAAATTCCCGCTCTTTTATCACCCCTGGGCCCGGTGGACTTGAACATCCTTTATGTAATACAAGCGTATGGGGGGTGTACAGTAAGTGTTCATTAAAAATTGTTCTAAAATATGTTCTTCACAGAAAGAGCCAAGGCTGAAAAATTTGAGCGGAGTTTGATCAAAAAATGAATAGTGTCATcttgataaaaagaaaaaaacgggTCCCACAGACTCAAACGCTATACAAGGGTTAAGGGTTCATTTGTTCCTAACCAGGAGCAGAGTGACAACTTAATTGACACTCTGACCAATATTTTAGGCCACAATGAACAGAACTGAACCATGATGAATGCTCACTGCGCATTTTGTGACCCCTTACTTTCCTATGTGTGGTTGAATgcgtttctttctctctcacttttgGTCTTCCACTCATCACTCATCTTTTCCTGTACCCGACTGAGGTGTCTGTGGGCCTAGGTGACGAAGAAAAGTGTTCACAGAGGGTGGTGAGCTTTGTGGGCTGAAAGACCTCCTTCAACATAGACCCTTCAGCCCAGCAGAAAGTTTCATGATTAGAAGTGCGCAACAGAACAAGATGAAGTTCACTCTATATGCTGGCTCTCTTTTGTTTATAGGATGGATGAGTGTGGTCTTAGCAggtgagatttatttatttaatttcctctTTGACAATGTATTTGACAATGTAGCTTAAGATATTATGTGTTTGTACCTTaatgtaatgattatttatCTTAAAACAATGGTGTGCTTCTCCAATAGCTGATGGGCCTCCACCAGACTGCTGTATTACTGTGTATAACACCAGAATATCACCTGAAAACATTTTGAGCTTTACTTTACAAGAAAAAGCAATGTGTCCTGTCAGAGCTGTAAGGCAAGTTCAGAACTTTTAGAATCTAtcaaaatatgcagttttaCACAGATTAAATGTATGGCGGataattaaatgatgaaagctaaaatgtcaaatttttcCCCCATGTACAGATTCCTGACCAGATTTAACAAAGTTATTTGTTCAGATCCTGAAAGCATATGGGCTAAGAGAGTAATAACGTTATTGGGGAGGAGAACAACAACTACATCTGCTATGTGCTCTACAATTACAACAAACACGAGCCCAACTACAGTTACAACAGACATAACATCGGGAACAGACACCGAGATCAGCACAAGTACAAACGTAACACCAGCAGTGATGACACTCAAAACACCTAAAATGGATACCAGCACAAGTATAATAGTGCCAACAACAGCAACATCAATCGAAACATCTAGATCAGATACAGAGATCAGCAAAACAACCATCCAACCAACTTCAGTGTCCACAGACGACCCAGAATCTACTGCAATAACATGTGCGACAGGTGAAACAACTGCAACATCAACAGAGGAGAGACGGGAAACAGCTGGAAAAGGGGAAGTTACACCTCTGAACACATTTACAACGACGGACAACACAGTGATCATCACAACGCAAGATAACAGACGTTACAGGACAAAACTGTCAAAGTTAAGAAAAAAACCTAGGAAAAGCAAGAAAGGACTTCGAAAATATCAGATGAGAAGTGACCgtctaaaaaataatactagGTAAAACTGgagaatttaataaatataggcATTTTTGCAGTAGGTTTAAATTTATTGACGATGGATTGTAAATCGAAGCACTACAGATAtttagtcctagactaaaactgatttttattattggtCTTTTAATTGTAGACTAGTTCAGTTATGTGGTGTGTTTGTACAgagtgtaatttaaaataatttggttttattattgtttattaaaaagtaattcaataaatattcaatataaataaaatgaaacgtcctattacagtaataaatgaatttaattattattttttttctgatgtgtTTTCATTGTATCATTGTAAAGTAGATACCGTGCATAGAATGACTCGGAGATGGTCTGAAAATGCAGTGATAGAAAAGAGAACTTCACATCATGAAGCCTAACTATAGAGAAGGTGCATGGCTACACTACACCACGTGGTGGCAGGCTAAGCTTGAGAAGTGTTTCTGTCTACTTGTAACTGAAGCCTTTAACCATGAGAACACTCGATCAGCCAGTTAACAGTTTTACTCCAACAGAGTTAAACTCATTGTGCGAACGTACAACGGGATAAAGacaagtgaataaaaataacaacatatttttctgtgtgAGTTCCGCTTTTAGATGTACTGCAGCAATACCACATACAACAGGCAACCCATATTCACAACTTAAACTTCAAACTATAACAGTCTAAGCATCTCCGAGTCAGTTTCAGCAGGGTGATAGCAATA
Encoded proteins:
- the LOC122324221 gene encoding galactose-specific cell agglutination protein gsf2-like; translated protein: MIRSAQQNKMKFTLYAGSLLFIGWMSVVLAADGPPPDCCITVYNTRISPENILSFTLQEKAMCPVRAVRFLTRFNKVICSDPESIWAKRVITLLGRRTTTTSAMCSTITTNTSPTTVTTDITSGTDTEISTSTNVTPAVMTLKTPKMDTSTSIIVPTTATSIETSRSDTEISKTTIQPTSVSTDDPESTAITCATGETTATSTEERRETAGKGEVTPLNTFTTTDNTVIITTQDNRRYRTKLSKLRKKPRKSKKGLRKYQMRSDRLKNNTR